The Acipenser ruthenus chromosome 28, fAciRut3.2 maternal haplotype, whole genome shotgun sequence sequence ACTGTAACTCGGAAAGGGAAGAGCTCAAACTTTATTgtcattggttttgttttttcagttgcctttagacattttatttcttCAAATATCCCAATTTCATATTGCAAACAACGTCACAACATACAAAATGAATTATATTGTCCAGAACATATGTCAATGTTTTTTAtatctcatttcttttttttttttttctttacttgggaataaaaaaataaacagcaaagctTTGACAACAGCACCTTGACATTTGTATTTAATTCCAACGCTATCTGTAGAAGTTTAAAGCAGTAAACAGATATAATACTAATAGGAATAAAGACCACTGACTGTCTAAAATGTAAACGGAATGTTTTGGTTAGAATTGATTTCCTTTTTCAAAGTGGACAGTTTTCTCAATTCACAACTGAAGCAGCatgcaatagttttttttttttttttcattttactctgtgttttttttgtgtttttttttttcaaattcttggCAACGTTATCAAACCACAATGTTTTGAGGAATGTAATACAGACTTATTTTAAGTTGTGCGCAAAtgactgtaaattattattatttttttattcttttaattttTCTTAAGGTCATGGATATGTTCAATAAATAGACTGTATTACCACTTTACTGTATAAACCtcatatatattttagttttttttttacatgcagtcCATAAAATTTTCATTTGACGGAATAATTTACcctgttatgtatatatacaaatagatattttctctttttttctctcaatAAAATCTATACAACATTTAATTCACTATCTCCCCCTCTTAATGGTAAGTGTACATACACAAGAAGTGTCTATTCTTATAAAGCGccaaccaattttttttttgctatccaTGGTCAGTGCACGCACGTAGGACTGGGTGGTCCGACACTGTGAATTGTAGTGCCTCTTGTCTATTCCTCTGCACCCATCCTTGGTGTATCCGATGGGGTTGCATTTGGTCTCGTAAAAGTATTGCTTCAGTTGGCCGTTGGGTACTGGGACCTTCTCCAGGACGGTGACCGTCTGTCCTGACATGTCCACGGCCGTCTTCTTGTCTACGGCCGTCACCCACTGGCTAATACTGTCACACACGCTGAGCTCTCCCCTGCGGGTGGGGTCTGAATGACGACGGACCCTCATGGACATGTTCGCCGCGTCCAGGTAGTTTTTGTACTCCTCTAAGAGAAACAGCAGAGGGGGTTCCAAAGGCACTTGGCTGCTGATCATCACCCGCGATGTGTACGAGTCCGTGTCCTTGGACTCCGCCCCCCCCCGCGTCGCCGCAGCTTGCTTCTCGCTTCCCCCCTCCAGCAGCTCCTCGATCACCTGCTCGAAAGTGTCCGCTAGCGACGGCATACCCCGCTCAGGCCCGCCCGCGCTCTCCAGAGTCCCGTGGCTCCGCACTATGGGATAGCCAGGGCTGCCGTGCCCTCGAATGGCGGGAGCTTCTTTCATGGGGGCAGCTTTCATGCAACTGAAGTACGAAATAACCATAGTAAGGAACAGGATGGTCATCACTCTTCTCACCTGGTGGAACTGCGGAGaaacagaaaaaggaaaaaaaaggagaaagaagAGGAGTGAGAAGGGACGTTAGCTCTCCGAGATCAACAGCCTGTGTCTGTGTTACAGATTAACCGTGCAGCCTTTCGTTATTCGTCATTATTGAGCAGCCACCAAAGTCACTGTGCTGTCGCACAGGAAGCTAATTGTGGAGGCCACAGAGACATCATTAAGGGATATTATTGTGGTGCCCCTCAAGAGGATAAATACCTCTATCTGCCAGCCATGTGAAATGGGGCAATGACTTAGAAGACCCAATTGTAGGACACCTTATTACCCGGAGAAAAGAGGGGGCTGAAAATGATTTCTACCTGTACTTAAAATATTAGCCTTGTGGTTTCAGATTCCTGGGATAATTTTTGTCCCCTGTTAAATTTGCTTGATTTGGCATGGCCTCAGCTCTCTAGAATAATATTTCTAATTCTACATTGAAAATCTCCTTTTTGGAGTGCATGTAGAATAAAGGactgtcttttattttcttttggaaaCCATTGAGTATGTTCAAGCTTACAGATCCTACTTCACACACTGTTGCAATCTAATGTTTATCCACAATGCATATTTTTTTGCAATGTGCTTTCATTCAATCAGTCAATCCTTTAAACCCTTCTTGTTTACAATGGCCTGGCCAAGAGGCTTACAAATCTGCAACAACAATCAGTAAGCATCAGGCAAACCAATAACATCCAACAGTACAAACAGACCCCAAGGCCAACGCACATGGCAAGCAATGCAAAACTAAAACTGAATGAGATACAACGTCAACAACCAGCATTCAAGTCATTCTGTGACCGAAAATTCTCTGCTGAAACGAATGGAAAAAATCGCTTTAGAAATGCATTTCATCTCAACTGATATGCCGAGGTGGAAAAGGTCAACAGATTACAAAAGGTAAGCAGGAATTTTATTAAAGTTGTGTTAAGTATTGCAATAATCTGTGAGAAAGAAAGAtcattttaattagattttttttttaaaaagctttttttgttgttgctatagTGCAACATTGtaccttaaaacaaacaaacaaacaaacaaacaaacatctgtcTCTGTAAGGAAACCGGTTTACAAGCAGTCTGGGTGCACTTTATAGCTGGACGAATTAACCTTTGTAGATGTTTAGATTAAGTTTGACAACATTCACAGGTTTTATCTGCTTTTAGAAAAATGAAAGCAAATGTTGTCCTGCAGTAAAATGCTTTAGAAATTGATTTCAGAAAGCTATGTAGCTCGTTGGATCTAAAGGTTAATGCCTCACACAAACACGCATTTTAAGCTGTGCATGTTTTCAGAACCAGAATGTAGAGCACACACGTTTTTAATCATCAATCCAGGTGTAACTGTATAAATGCTGCAGCAGGCACTGGCAGAACCTCAGGCTTAAACATACACAGATTTAAATGATTTACCTTGTCACCAAGCAACTTATGTGAGACATCCTAATTAGCTAGATTTCCACAATGAATGAATAAACCTATTATCGTCACTCAGATTGCCGGAGGACAAACTGTGGATTCTAAAAAGCTGAGAAAGATCATGCAGCAATATTAAGTTGTACCTTTGTTACCCAGTTCAGTCAGTTTCTCACCTTGTGCTGGGGATTTATATAAAGTTGTAAACATATTAAAATCCAGCCTCAGTGGCCTTATTCACTCACATCTCATCCGTGTGTGGTCTTAGGTTTCGTTTTGGCATTAGATGTTAAAAATAGCTCAAGCAGCAAACAGGTACAGTACAACCATTAAAGGATCACTGACATGCCTTCACAAATGTCATAAAAACAGCCATACAGGaccagtgcatttaaaaaaaaaagaaaacttagaAACAACATTATTTTTTCCATTCTTAATTGGTACTTGAGTTAAGAATGCAACCGCCCTAGAGACGCATTATCTATAAATAAGTAGAGTGGAGAACCACAGACTCAAAGTTCACTATCGCgtatttttttaaccttttcaggGTCCTTCACATGGCAGGTTGTCTTTTTGACAATTAGGTGAAATCATTAAGATGCAACTGTGCAAACCATTAACTCCCTTCAAAGCTGTGCACTGAACACTGTTGAAACCTCTTGGGTAAGTGGTATTGGGGGTTCAAAAGCCAACATTGACTGGTTACACTAGTTTCTCCATTGCTTATGACTGAATAACAATTCAATGGATTTCTACAGGAACAGATTCATAATGTTAAATACCTTCCACTGCACCCACAGACAAAGCTGAAACAGGGATCGATTC is a genomic window containing:
- the LOC117434831 gene encoding brain-derived neurotrophic factor-like isoform X2; this encodes MFHQVRRVMTILFLTMVISYFSCMKAAPMKEAPAIRGHGSPGYPIVRSHGTLESAGGPERGMPSLADTFEQVIEELLEGGSEKQAAATRGGAESKDTDSYTSRVMISSQVPLEPPLLFLLEEYKNYLDAANMSMRVRRHSDPTRRGELSVCDSISQWVTAVDKKTAVDMSGQTVTVLEKVPVPNGQLKQYFYETKCNPIGYTKDGCRGIDKRHYNSQCRTTQSYVRALTMDSKKKIGWRFIRIDTSCVCTLTIKRGR
- the LOC117434831 gene encoding brain-derived neurotrophic factor-like isoform X1, which produces MQVLVLGDLTTDRGCLLLTKFHQVRRVMTILFLTMVISYFSCMKAAPMKEAPAIRGHGSPGYPIVRSHGTLESAGGPERGMPSLADTFEQVIEELLEGGSEKQAAATRGGAESKDTDSYTSRVMISSQVPLEPPLLFLLEEYKNYLDAANMSMRVRRHSDPTRRGELSVCDSISQWVTAVDKKTAVDMSGQTVTVLEKVPVPNGQLKQYFYETKCNPIGYTKDGCRGIDKRHYNSQCRTTQSYVRALTMDSKKKIGWRFIRIDTSCVCTLTIKRGR
- the LOC117434831 gene encoding brain-derived neurotrophic factor-like isoform X3, yielding MTILFLTMVISYFSCMKAAPMKEAPAIRGHGSPGYPIVRSHGTLESAGGPERGMPSLADTFEQVIEELLEGGSEKQAAATRGGAESKDTDSYTSRVMISSQVPLEPPLLFLLEEYKNYLDAANMSMRVRRHSDPTRRGELSVCDSISQWVTAVDKKTAVDMSGQTVTVLEKVPVPNGQLKQYFYETKCNPIGYTKDGCRGIDKRHYNSQCRTTQSYVRALTMDSKKKIGWRFIRIDTSCVCTLTIKRGR